One window of the Desulfolucanica intricata genome contains the following:
- a CDS encoding sulfite exporter TauE/SafE family protein, whose amino-acid sequence MFFEVADVTVSPVVLILWSIVTGYVFSSVGAAGGILAGIGHISIFGIKNANIIKPMNQILTTISPVVSTPMYIREKRIVVPVAISLAAGGIAGALLGSWLSHSYLPDLSSYKPFFGIVTYIVAVRLWYELTPGFRNRQVKVKEATKTFEAKVKELKENGRMSEIKEIGVNFTQTGLGNNKFTFAGQTFEYKTIVPFTAGLLVAIVSSSMGVGGGFLLVPFVTSFMGFPAFIVAGTVTLSILVTSLTSIINYIQLGSTMDYTMLMFELIGVAIGSYLGPKLSKYIKAVYFKALLAIILTYTGTSYVFGKLIFELTGFKM is encoded by the coding sequence ATGTTTTTTGAAGTGGCTGACGTTACTGTAAGTCCGGTAGTGTTAATTCTATGGTCTATAGTTACCGGCTATGTGTTTTCATCGGTTGGAGCAGCCGGTGGTATTCTTGCCGGTATAGGGCACATAAGCATATTTGGTATTAAAAATGCTAATATAATTAAACCTATGAACCAAATTTTAACCACTATAAGTCCTGTTGTTTCAACTCCAATGTACATTCGTGAAAAAAGAATAGTGGTGCCCGTTGCAATTTCTTTAGCGGCAGGTGGAATTGCCGGTGCTTTATTAGGTTCATGGTTATCCCACTCTTATCTACCTGATTTGTCATCTTATAAGCCGTTTTTTGGAATCGTAACCTATATTGTTGCTGTTAGATTATGGTATGAACTTACTCCGGGATTTAGAAATAGACAAGTTAAAGTTAAAGAGGCAACTAAAACTTTTGAAGCAAAAGTAAAAGAGTTGAAAGAAAACGGGAGAATGTCCGAAATTAAAGAAATTGGTGTTAATTTTACACAAACAGGCTTAGGTAATAACAAATTTACTTTTGCCGGACAGACTTTTGAGTATAAAACAATTGTTCCTTTTACTGCAGGTTTATTGGTAGCAATTGTATCTTCATCAATGGGTGTTGGTGGTGGATTCTTACTGGTTCCCTTTGTAACAAGTTTTATGGGTTTTCCAGCGTTTATTGTTGCCGGTACTGTGACTCTTTCCATATTAGTAACTTCATTAACTAGTATTATCAACTATATCCAGTTAGGTAGTACAATGGATTATACAATGCTAATGTTTGAATTAATTGGAGTAGCTATTGGTTCATATTTAGGACCAAAACTTTCTAAGTATATTAAAGCTGTTTACTTTAAAGCGCTTTTAGCAATAATTTTAACTTATACAGGTACTTCATATGTTTTTGGAAAATTAATTTTCGAACTAACCGGATTTAAAATGTAA